A genome region from Coprococcus phoceensis includes the following:
- a CDS encoding ATP-binding protein, with the protein MIRRIIEIDEDKCNGCGACAAACHEGAIGMVDGKAKLLRDDYCDGLGDCLPTCPTGAIRFVEREAAAYDEQAVLENQKKAAPAGIQPSQLAQWPCQIKLVPVNAPYFQGAKLLIAADCTAYAYANVHQEFMRGKVTIIGCPKLDDVDYSEKLTQILENNDIKSVTILCMEVPCCGGLEMAAKKALKESGKFIPWQVVTISIDGKILD; encoded by the coding sequence ATGATTAGAAGAATTATTGAGATTGATGAAGATAAATGTAATGGGTGCGGAGCTTGCGCAGCGGCTTGTCATGAAGGAGCAATCGGTATGGTAGATGGGAAAGCGAAACTTCTTCGTGATGATTATTGTGATGGACTTGGAGACTGCCTTCCGACATGTCCGACAGGGGCAATCCGTTTTGTAGAGCGAGAGGCAGCAGCGTATGATGAACAGGCCGTTTTGGAAAATCAGAAAAAAGCAGCACCGGCGGGAATCCAGCCGTCACAGCTTGCACAATGGCCATGTCAAATCAAGCTTGTGCCAGTAAATGCACCTTATTTTCAGGGGGCGAAATTGCTGATTGCAGCGGACTGCACGGCTTATGCCTACGCTAATGTGCATCAGGAATTTATGCGAGGAAAGGTGACAATTATCGGATGTCCAAAACTGGATGATGTCGATTATAGCGAGAAACTGACACAGATTTTGGAGAATAATGATATCAAAAGTGTCACAATACTTTGTATGGAAGTCCCTTGCTGCGGTGGTCTTGAGATGGCTGCGAAAAAAGCACTTAAGGAAAGTGGAAAGTTTATTCCATGGCAAGTTGTCACGATTTCGATTGATGGGAAAATATTAGATTAA
- the thiW gene encoding energy coupling factor transporter S component ThiW: MKREQTKKLCMAGILCAVAVVGSTLSVPVFGSKCAPVQHMVNVLCAVLLGPGYGVGVAFCASLIRNLLALGSILAFPGSMFGALLCGVVYWKSKNLLLTLLGEVFGTAILGGLCAYPLAVLVMGVSAGEVAFYAYVLPFFVSTAGGAILAGILIQMLKKAGVLRMAAKK; encoded by the coding sequence ATGAAAAGAGAACAGACGAAAAAATTATGTATGGCAGGAATTTTATGTGCCGTGGCAGTGGTCGGAAGCACACTGTCCGTTCCGGTATTTGGGAGCAAATGTGCCCCGGTACAGCATATGGTAAATGTGCTCTGTGCGGTATTGTTAGGACCTGGATACGGAGTTGGAGTTGCATTTTGCGCAAGTTTGATTCGTAACTTATTAGCGCTTGGAAGTATTTTGGCATTTCCGGGAAGCATGTTTGGGGCGCTGCTCTGTGGAGTTGTGTACTGGAAGAGCAAGAACTTATTATTGACACTGCTTGGAGAGGTATTTGGAACAGCGATCCTTGGAGGACTCTGTGCATATCCGTTGGCAGTTCTTGTCATGGGTGTGTCAGCAGGCGAAGTTGCATTTTATGCATATGTACTTCCGTTTTTTGTATCTACAGCAGGGGGAGCAATATTGGCGGGCATTCTGATCCAGATGCTGAAAAAAGCAGGAGTGCTCCGTATGGCAGCTAAAAAATAG
- a CDS encoding DUF4194 domain-containing protein: MEQYLESLSVTEAEKLKKTILSLFRQTCILQEKYDPVTLVPSDNEQFAICRTHRNFIENYLSVLGCELLYDSQERIFRLVGEGVEAEVLSKETTIIVLLIKMIYRDKIMGKGLAATVTNLEEIREYGKNTNLLNQKLPDGEWKSALAIMKKHQIVEYPGALRDLEDDTPIYIYSTINLYCSSALINELIEAYREENAEDEAGKEDIYTNFDE, translated from the coding sequence ATGGAACAATATTTAGAAAGTTTATCTGTGACGGAAGCAGAAAAATTAAAGAAGACTATCTTGAGTCTGTTTCGCCAGACGTGTATTTTGCAGGAAAAATATGACCCGGTTACACTGGTCCCAAGTGACAACGAGCAGTTTGCAATATGCAGAACACATCGCAACTTTATTGAAAACTATCTTTCGGTTCTCGGATGTGAATTGCTGTATGATTCACAGGAGCGCATTTTCAGGCTTGTCGGAGAAGGCGTGGAGGCGGAGGTCCTGTCGAAGGAGACAACGATTATTGTTCTGCTCATAAAGATGATCTATCGGGATAAGATCATGGGAAAGGGACTTGCTGCGACGGTGACAAATTTAGAAGAAATCAGAGAGTACGGGAAGAATACGAATCTTTTGAATCAGAAACTTCCGGACGGTGAATGGAAGAGCGCTTTGGCGATTATGAAAAAACATCAGATTGTGGAGTATCCGGGGGCGCTTCGTGATCTTGAGGACGATACACCGATTTATATTTACAGCACGATTAATTTATATTGCAGTTCGGCGTTGATTAACGAGCTGATTGAGGCGTACAGAGAGGAGAATGCAGAGGATGAAGCAGGCAAAGAAGATATTTACACGAATTTTGATGAATAA
- a CDS encoding GNAT family N-acetyltransferase produces the protein MEIRQAKLADVPTIMKIYEKARVFMENSGNPTQWAVGYPGQQLVEKDIIEKNCYICEEQGKVVGVFSFIVGEDPTYQKIEHGAWHSAETYGTIHRLASDGQAKGIAKICFDFCKTKCRYLRIDTHQDNKPMQAAILKYGFQKCGIIHVANGSERIAFDIAFD, from the coding sequence ATGGAAATCAGGCAGGCAAAGTTGGCGGATGTGCCAACCATTATGAAGATATATGAAAAAGCAAGGGTATTTATGGAGAACAGTGGGAATCCTACACAATGGGCGGTTGGCTATCCGGGGCAGCAGCTAGTTGAAAAGGATATTATAGAAAAAAATTGTTACATCTGTGAGGAACAGGGGAAAGTTGTAGGTGTGTTTTCGTTTATAGTGGGAGAGGACCCGACATATCAGAAAATCGAGCATGGTGCATGGCACAGCGCAGAAACATATGGAACAATACACAGACTTGCATCAGATGGACAGGCAAAGGGGATTGCAAAAATTTGTTTTGATTTTTGCAAAACAAAATGCCGTTATCTTAGGATTGACACGCATCAGGATAACAAACCAATGCAGGCGGCAATCCTGAAATACGGATTTCAAAAATGCGGAATTATTCACGTTGCAAATGGCAGCGAAAGGATTGCGTTTGATATTGCGTTTGATTGA
- a CDS encoding Wadjet anti-phage system protein JetD domain-containing protein gives MKKKTVTLSQWLIEQNDTEAYRAGKLAGKKHPKVDQKLIDAVGRMQNLIRQARVLEQDEALGKSGMIQFRWCNLGSDISQIDYEVAAIPLLCRKLGVKDVREHQAELITRVQMWKNKVSECEWVENYYDTLLSRLTLGKKVSEAEDEKLFLCLNAVAAQQEFIWERVFSARVFHNSKTFQNEYKNSIVTILKNCSPYYEEEIDAETLLAAHNIHSYAQTLEWKGCLEYRLDNGNVVDTDENTYGTVINSQTMEHASVTDLSGCKRIMTIENKANYESMIFSEETLYIYCHGYFTPKEVRFLKKIPELADADCEFLHWGDMDYGGISIFQFIKKNVFPELKPYKMDRTAFEGALKDGAGIVLEHETRKKLEAKDAGLLEELKQVILETGKTIEQELVRGK, from the coding sequence ATGAAGAAGAAAACAGTGACGCTGTCACAGTGGCTCATCGAACAGAATGATACCGAAGCATATCGTGCAGGAAAACTTGCAGGGAAGAAACATCCGAAAGTAGACCAAAAACTGATTGATGCGGTCGGTAGGATGCAAAACCTTATCCGTCAGGCAAGAGTGCTTGAACAGGATGAGGCACTTGGCAAAAGCGGGATGATTCAATTTCGGTGGTGTAATTTAGGAAGTGACATCTCACAGATTGATTATGAGGTTGCCGCAATTCCATTGCTTTGCAGAAAGCTTGGTGTGAAAGATGTTCGGGAACACCAAGCGGAGTTGATAACACGGGTACAAATGTGGAAAAATAAGGTCAGCGAGTGTGAGTGGGTGGAAAACTATTATGATACGCTTTTGAGCAGGCTTACACTTGGCAAAAAAGTCTCAGAAGCAGAAGATGAGAAATTGTTTTTGTGTCTGAACGCAGTGGCAGCACAACAGGAATTTATTTGGGAGCGTGTGTTCAGCGCCAGAGTGTTCCACAATTCGAAGACATTTCAGAATGAATATAAGAACAGCATTGTTACGATTTTGAAAAATTGTTCTCCGTACTACGAGGAGGAAATAGACGCAGAGACGCTTCTGGCAGCACATAATATCCACTCCTATGCGCAGACACTGGAGTGGAAAGGCTGTCTTGAATATAGGTTGGATAATGGTAATGTTGTGGATACAGACGAAAACACTTATGGAACAGTGATTAATTCTCAGACGATGGAACACGCCAGCGTGACAGACCTTTCCGGATGCAAACGGATTATGACAATTGAAAATAAGGCAAATTACGAGAGTATGATTTTCTCAGAAGAAACGTTGTACATTTATTGTCATGGGTATTTCACGCCAAAAGAAGTGAGATTTTTAAAGAAAATCCCGGAGCTTGCTGACGCAGACTGCGAGTTTTTACACTGGGGAGATATGGATTACGGCGGAATCAGTATTTTTCAGTTCATCAAAAAGAATGTATTCCCAGAGTTGAAGCCTTATAAAATGGATCGAACCGCTTTTGAGGGAGCTTTGAAAGACGGTGCAGGCATTGTGCTGGAACATGAGACAAGGAAGAAACTGGAAGCGAAAGATGCGGGTCTGTTGGAAGAGTTGAAACAGGTGATTTTAGAGACAGGAAAGACGATAGAGCAGGAGCTGGTGAGAGGGAAATAG
- a CDS encoding Wadjet anti-phage system protein JetA family protein — protein sequence MSIKNRIPKEFYKLFNSKYVEYFQRILIALYEQSASSYSLLGLTEEECQDTIEMEISTFTMDFSQSDLEEEGELLTRANMASVMLRKLEEWGWLRKDYDESLNCYVVSFPDYSQMFTELFGRLYNEESSMERESLLTIYSHLFTYHSSKEKDNEILKSALQSSKALLQMLSNMQEGIRGFFEEMTKQKTFLGIQEVLVQEMNNTDSQKYAILTTTDSFYRYKEEVKELIDQNLMGNEARKQELLQRRKGLEADSFAWRRNERGVQSCDEAMEILFQINREFDGIERRYNRLIDQKRVFAKRAAARIRYILAEGDVEEDHTKALIRLLNMSDRKDEILKKLGERMGMTERFAVLKERSFAKPRDAKKKAFEPQELVKTGQSEEQLDEFVVKPLYTKAQIREFRRQNEVDGAFQVTKDTVHTVEDLEKLLFVWQEATEIAQETEEIVIGEEFTTEEGLQYSGFTIRRK from the coding sequence ATGAGTATAAAAAACAGAATTCCAAAGGAGTTTTATAAATTATTTAACAGTAAGTACGTCGAGTATTTTCAGCGGATTTTGATTGCACTTTATGAGCAGTCGGCAAGTTCGTATTCATTGCTTGGACTTACAGAAGAGGAATGTCAGGACACGATCGAGATGGAGATTTCTACATTTACGATGGATTTTAGTCAAAGTGACCTGGAGGAAGAGGGAGAACTTCTCACGCGGGCGAATATGGCGTCAGTGATGCTTCGAAAGCTGGAAGAGTGGGGATGGCTCCGAAAGGATTATGACGAATCTCTGAACTGCTATGTCGTTTCATTTCCGGATTACAGCCAGATGTTCACAGAGTTATTTGGCAGACTATATAATGAAGAAAGCAGTATGGAGCGTGAGAGTCTGTTGACGATATACAGCCATCTGTTTACATACCACTCTTCTAAGGAAAAGGACAATGAGATTTTGAAAAGTGCGCTGCAGTCTTCGAAGGCATTGCTTCAGATGCTCTCGAATATGCAAGAAGGAATTCGTGGATTTTTTGAGGAAATGACGAAGCAGAAGACATTTCTTGGAATTCAGGAAGTGCTTGTGCAGGAAATGAATAATACAGATAGCCAAAAGTATGCGATTTTGACGACAACGGATAGTTTTTACCGGTATAAAGAAGAGGTGAAAGAGCTTATTGATCAGAATCTGATGGGAAATGAGGCTAGAAAGCAGGAGTTGCTTCAGAGGAGAAAAGGGCTGGAGGCAGATTCTTTTGCGTGGAGAAGAAATGAACGTGGAGTACAGAGCTGCGATGAGGCAATGGAGATCTTGTTTCAGATCAATCGGGAGTTTGACGGGATTGAGCGCAGATACAATCGTCTCATTGATCAAAAGAGAGTATTTGCAAAACGTGCGGCGGCTCGTATCCGATATATTTTGGCGGAGGGTGATGTGGAGGAAGACCACACAAAAGCGCTGATCAGGCTATTAAATATGAGCGACCGAAAAGATGAGATATTGAAAAAACTTGGTGAACGTATGGGCATGACAGAGCGTTTTGCAGTGCTGAAAGAGAGGAGCTTTGCAAAACCGAGAGATGCGAAAAAGAAAGCGTTTGAACCACAGGAACTTGTAAAGACGGGACAAAGTGAGGAACAGTTGGATGAGTTTGTTGTAAAACCATTATATACAAAGGCACAGATTCGGGAATTTCGCAGACAAAATGAGGTGGATGGAGCATTTCAGGTGACAAAAGATACCGTTCACACAGTGGAAGATTTAGAGAAGCTTTTATTTGTATGGCAGGAAGCCACTGAGATTGCGCAAGAGACAGAAGAGATTGTGATCGGAGAGGAATTTACGACAGAGGAAGGCTTGCAGTATTCAGGATTTACAATCAGGAGGAAGTAA
- a CDS encoding AAA family ATPase — protein MIFRIRNMGTAKTVSEVKIMPLTKMEAENFTVFEKISIPFCRGLNVLVGENGVGKTHVMKIAYAACQASKHDVSFSQKSVMLFRPDQSSIGRLVNRRKNGNNTAKISVESDVAKIGMSFSIKTKKWDAEIKTEPNWEKQMSDLTSVFIPAKEILSNAWNLDAAVKMGNVEFDDTYLDIIAAAKIDISRGVDTGARKKYLELLQKISSGKVALHDDRFYLKPGTQARLEFNLVAEGLRKIALLWQLIKNGTLERGSVLFWDEPEANINPKYIPVLAELLIMLEREGVQIFVSTHDYFLSKYIEVKKKKDSEIQYISLYKDKTSIIKCEVEKEFELLEHNAIMDTFRQLYREEIGVVLQ, from the coding sequence ATGATATTTAGGATTAGAAATATGGGAACGGCAAAGACAGTTAGTGAGGTGAAAATAATGCCATTAACAAAGATGGAAGCGGAGAACTTTACAGTATTTGAGAAGATATCAATCCCGTTTTGTAGAGGGTTGAACGTACTAGTAGGAGAAAATGGAGTGGGGAAAACGCATGTTATGAAGATTGCGTATGCTGCGTGTCAAGCATCAAAGCATGATGTGTCATTTTCGCAGAAAAGCGTAATGTTATTTAGACCTGATCAGTCCAGTATCGGACGTCTTGTAAATAGAAGAAAAAATGGTAATAATACGGCGAAAATTTCTGTTGAGTCAGATGTAGCAAAAATCGGAATGTCATTTTCTATTAAAACAAAAAAATGGGATGCAGAGATTAAGACTGAGCCAAATTGGGAAAAACAGATGTCAGATTTGACAAGTGTATTCATTCCGGCAAAAGAAATTTTATCAAATGCATGGAACCTTGATGCAGCAGTTAAAATGGGAAATGTAGAATTTGATGATACGTATCTTGATATTATTGCAGCTGCCAAGATTGATATATCAAGAGGTGTTGATACAGGGGCAAGAAAAAAATATTTGGAGCTTTTGCAAAAAATCAGTTCAGGCAAAGTTGCTTTGCACGATGATAGATTTTATCTTAAACCAGGTACACAGGCAAGGCTGGAGTTTAATTTGGTAGCTGAAGGATTACGTAAGATTGCATTATTGTGGCAGTTAATAAAGAACGGTACATTGGAAAGAGGTTCTGTTTTATTTTGGGATGAGCCCGAGGCAAATATTAATCCTAAATATATTCCCGTTTTGGCAGAATTACTTATTATGTTGGAACGTGAAGGTGTTCAGATTTTTGTTTCCACGCATGATTATTTTTTGTCTAAATATATTGAAGTCAAAAAGAAAAAAGACAGTGAAATTCAATATATTTCGTTATACAAGGATAAAACAAGTATAATAAAGTGCGAGGTAGAAAAAGAATTTGAACTATTAGAACACAATGCTATTATGGATACTTTTCGTCAACTGTACAGAGAGGAAATCGGGGTGGTGCTTCAGTGA
- a CDS encoding SbcC/MukB-like Walker B domain-containing protein, with protein sequence MKQAKKIFTRILMNNWGGIDHQVLCLNEYVNLFSGKSGSGKSSVMDAMQVVLYGSVGNDFLNRAADDSANKRSVLSYLRGEQKDGTANRENQDFYAHIVLEIQDTGRKSYTCIGAVFEVGKNDMDLKRFRFFSHAGKIPEDEYVTVSGIPYSIAQIQKLVHEREQSEDAKSRGNINRIYPSREAYLNIVNDIIFGYVDAGRFKTMQKSAIALRMTKGTSQFIKDYMFPKSKEDTITAISEQLAAYREIKERVEDLEKQITLLEEVQAHDRKLTLAKAEQVKTETLLRILEIENRRVQLLSKTEEFSNTCEKIAQFEEQIKDLEMTLNGKREELIGVRTELRASDFEKKKEDLTKLQETIRLCGNEAREWGELLKRLNRWNETDGVCEYVSNPLCNLLEEIEERNITEENVNGLKKRLKETYESIKSEVEELKAERRRVEADYQEQKEMLEDLQNDKKHYSKEVKVVRRKLQEELSARYGRTISVEVFADLFDITDEAWRNAIEGRLGRIKYGLIVEPRYALDAANIFRGMKKREYETVDLINTAAIQRDEPQAMDETLYDAVKTDIPYVDFCLKRYLGHIKKCETVEELHEVKDGVTQDCYSYSNYMFRHLREKDYRYQTIGRKVSKKQMQELEEGVYRLNVELIRLGGEISELEQAEDFERLQTYDYETMLQKSNAASRLKEYYEEEARLSEEIRELQAGTRVAELQKQEQSLNESIRKLEQEKNGVQKEVTNYSATKGKQEQDIKERTEYLEKLEEGFVPNAELKETVLAVIDKGNEYRFEREQKKTFEQLRSQEEEEFKQRGDAREQFNKAFPSYDFSPFEKDNTAYDELLENCKQNFEPKYKAEFDKQYQLIYQMLRENVIATINSEIKEAKRHRREINAMLSEIRFSDSIYQIDILPTDDENRQFYEMLTAEELNMKVIDRDMEGQLSFGEDAFYQKYEAQIKRLTDKFMPPKEDEPSARERHKRDMEKYADYRTYLKFSMYEQTEDQDGNIKKNYVDDMAGRDSGGEGQNPKYVALLAGFAMLYHQQTNRDTKIRLVLLDEAFSKMDKERSEVCLAYARKLGLQLVVCVPDERLQSLVQNVDCVYAFRRANNRISMIHIDKGAYLRMIEGEADEEENSDAVTVAHRTE encoded by the coding sequence ATGAAGCAGGCAAAGAAGATATTTACACGAATTTTGATGAATAACTGGGGCGGAATTGACCATCAGGTACTTTGTCTGAATGAATATGTGAATCTGTTCAGCGGAAAAAGCGGTTCCGGAAAATCATCTGTGATGGATGCCATGCAGGTCGTGCTATATGGAAGTGTCGGAAATGATTTCCTCAACAGAGCGGCAGATGACAGCGCCAATAAAAGAAGTGTGTTAAGCTATTTGCGCGGAGAGCAAAAAGATGGTACGGCGAACCGTGAGAATCAGGATTTTTATGCCCATATTGTCTTGGAGATACAGGATACAGGGCGGAAAAGTTACACATGTATCGGAGCAGTTTTCGAAGTCGGAAAAAATGATATGGACCTGAAACGGTTCCGTTTTTTCAGCCATGCCGGAAAAATTCCGGAAGATGAGTATGTTACTGTGTCTGGAATTCCGTATTCAATTGCACAGATTCAGAAACTGGTCCATGAAAGAGAACAGTCAGAAGATGCGAAAAGCAGAGGAAATATCAACCGGATCTATCCGTCCAGAGAAGCGTATCTGAACATCGTAAATGATATTATTTTCGGGTACGTAGATGCAGGTCGGTTTAAAACAATGCAAAAAAGTGCGATCGCGCTTCGCATGACAAAGGGAACGAGTCAGTTTATCAAAGACTATATGTTTCCGAAGAGCAAGGAAGATACGATCACTGCGATCAGTGAACAGCTTGCGGCTTACCGGGAGATAAAAGAGCGGGTCGAAGATTTGGAAAAACAGATTACCCTTTTAGAGGAGGTGCAGGCACATGACAGAAAGCTTACGCTTGCAAAGGCAGAGCAGGTAAAGACAGAAACGCTTTTACGGATTTTGGAGATTGAAAACAGGCGGGTACAACTTTTGTCAAAGACGGAGGAGTTCTCAAATACATGTGAGAAAATCGCGCAATTCGAAGAACAGATAAAAGATCTCGAGATGACATTGAATGGAAAACGAGAAGAACTGATTGGGGTGCGCACGGAACTTCGTGCCAGTGATTTTGAGAAAAAGAAAGAAGACCTTACAAAATTGCAGGAGACAATCCGTCTGTGCGGAAATGAGGCAAGAGAGTGGGGAGAATTGCTCAAGCGACTGAATCGTTGGAATGAGACAGACGGGGTCTGCGAGTATGTCAGTAACCCGCTTTGCAATCTTCTGGAAGAAATCGAAGAGAGAAATATCACAGAAGAGAATGTGAACGGACTGAAAAAGCGACTGAAGGAAACGTATGAGAGTATCAAATCTGAGGTGGAAGAGCTGAAGGCAGAGCGACGACGTGTGGAAGCGGACTATCAGGAACAGAAGGAGATGCTTGAGGATTTACAAAATGACAAAAAGCATTATTCCAAAGAAGTGAAAGTGGTCAGGAGAAAACTGCAGGAAGAATTGTCAGCAAGATACGGCAGAACCATATCGGTTGAAGTGTTTGCAGATTTGTTCGACATTACAGACGAGGCATGGCGAAATGCAATTGAGGGAAGACTTGGAAGAATCAAATACGGTCTTATTGTGGAGCCAAGATATGCTTTAGATGCAGCGAATATTTTCCGGGGAATGAAGAAGCGAGAATACGAGACGGTGGATTTGATCAACACGGCAGCAATACAGCGGGATGAGCCGCAGGCGATGGATGAGACGCTGTATGATGCGGTAAAGACGGACATTCCATATGTAGATTTTTGCCTGAAACGTTATCTTGGACATATCAAAAAATGTGAGACCGTGGAAGAACTGCATGAGGTCAAAGACGGTGTTACTCAGGATTGCTATTCATACAGCAATTACATGTTCCGACATTTGCGGGAGAAAGATTACAGATATCAGACAATCGGCAGAAAGGTTTCCAAAAAGCAGATGCAGGAACTGGAGGAAGGCGTATACAGGCTGAATGTGGAACTGATTCGTCTTGGCGGGGAAATCTCAGAGCTTGAGCAAGCGGAGGATTTTGAGCGTCTGCAGACATATGATTACGAGACCATGCTGCAGAAATCTAATGCGGCAAGCCGGCTGAAAGAGTACTACGAAGAAGAGGCGCGTCTGTCGGAGGAAATCCGAGAACTTCAGGCAGGTACAAGAGTTGCAGAGCTTCAGAAACAGGAACAGAGTCTGAATGAGTCCATTCGAAAGCTGGAACAAGAGAAAAATGGGGTACAGAAAGAGGTGACAAATTATTCGGCGACAAAAGGAAAGCAGGAACAGGATATAAAGGAACGCACAGAATACCTGGAGAAGCTTGAGGAAGGATTTGTCCCGAATGCAGAACTGAAAGAGACCGTTCTTGCGGTCATTGACAAAGGAAATGAATACCGTTTTGAGAGAGAGCAGAAAAAGACATTCGAACAGCTGCGCTCACAGGAAGAAGAGGAATTCAAACAAAGAGGAGATGCGAGAGAGCAATTCAATAAAGCATTTCCATCGTATGATTTCAGTCCGTTCGAGAAAGATAATACCGCCTATGATGAGTTGTTGGAAAACTGTAAGCAGAATTTTGAGCCGAAGTATAAGGCGGAGTTTGACAAACAGTATCAGCTTATCTATCAGATGCTGCGGGAAAATGTGATTGCGACAATCAACAGTGAGATTAAAGAAGCGAAACGACACCGCCGAGAGATCAATGCGATGCTTTCTGAAATCCGTTTTTCCGACAGTATTTATCAGATTGACATTTTGCCGACTGACGATGAAAACCGACAGTTTTATGAGATGCTGACGGCGGAGGAACTGAACATGAAAGTGATCGACCGAGACATGGAAGGACAGTTAAGTTTTGGTGAGGATGCCTTTTATCAAAAATACGAGGCGCAGATTAAGCGCCTGACTGACAAATTCATGCCGCCGAAGGAGGACGAGCCTTCTGCGAGAGAAAGACATAAACGAGATATGGAAAAATATGCGGATTACCGCACGTATTTGAAATTCAGCATGTACGAGCAGACCGAGGATCAGGACGGAAATATAAAAAAGAATTACGTGGATGATATGGCGGGGCGTGATTCCGGAGGAGAAGGACAGAATCCGAAATATGTGGCGCTGCTGGCGGGATTTGCTATGCTCTATCATCAACAGACAAACCGTGACACCAAAATACGTCTTGTACTTTTGGATGAAGCATTTTCCAAGATGGATAAGGAGCGAAGCGAAGTATGCCTTGCATATGCGCGCAAACTGGGACTCCAGCTTGTCGTGTGTGTGCCGGATGAGAGACTGCAGTCACTTGTACAGAACGTGGACTGCGTGTACGCATTCCGAAGAGCCAACAATCGGATTTCGATGATTCATATTGACAAAGGGGCATATTTGCGGATGATAGAGGGAGAAGCAGATGAAGAAGAAAACAGTGACGCTGTCACAGTGGCTCATCGAACAGAATGA
- the thiM gene encoding hydroxyethylthiazole kinase, producing the protein MLELMSDQVRKHAPLIHNMTNRVSINDCANILLACGASPIMAEAIEEVEEITAMCDGLVLNMGMPNRQKIEAMKKAGKRANALHIPVVLDPVGVGASAFRREAVSELLKEVRFTVIRGNLSEIRTLMCGVCGTRGVDAEPADLMGEKNLYQNVKMVTAFAEKSGAVVAATGKNDIVSDGRKAYWIQNGHSMMQTVTGVGCQLSALTAAYVAANPKHTLEAVTAAVSAIGVCGELAYERMSDLDGNASYRNYLTDAVYRLDGKKLERLARVEKVNEDGEKSNEM; encoded by the coding sequence ATGTTAGAATTAATGTCAGATCAGGTGAGAAAACATGCACCTTTGATACATAATATGACAAACCGGGTGTCGATCAATGACTGTGCGAACATTCTGCTCGCCTGCGGAGCCTCTCCGATTATGGCAGAAGCAATCGAGGAAGTGGAAGAGATCACGGCAATGTGTGATGGGCTTGTCTTGAATATGGGGATGCCGAACAGACAGAAGATAGAGGCAATGAAAAAAGCCGGAAAGCGGGCAAATGCACTTCATATTCCGGTTGTCTTAGATCCGGTTGGAGTCGGCGCATCGGCATTTCGAAGAGAAGCAGTATCCGAGCTGTTAAAAGAAGTCAGATTTACTGTCATTCGTGGAAATCTCTCAGAGATTCGGACGTTGATGTGTGGAGTGTGTGGCACAAGAGGGGTAGACGCAGAGCCTGCAGATCTGATGGGGGAGAAGAATCTGTATCAGAACGTAAAAATGGTAACTGCATTTGCAGAAAAAAGTGGTGCGGTTGTGGCGGCAACGGGAAAGAACGACATTGTATCGGATGGAAGAAAAGCATATTGGATTCAAAACGGACATTCAATGATGCAAACAGTCACCGGAGTAGGATGCCAGCTCTCAGCGCTGACTGCGGCGTATGTGGCTGCGAATCCGAAGCATACACTGGAGGCGGTGACAGCGGCGGTCAGTGCGATTGGAGTTTGTGGAGAGCTGGCGTATGAACGTATGAGTGATCTGGATGGAAATGCATCTTATCGTAATTACCTGACTGATGCAGTTTATCGGTTGGATGGAAAGAAGCTTGAGCGCTTGGCTCGAGTAGAAAAAGTAAATGAAGATGGAGAGAAAAGTAATGAGATGTAG